A genomic region of Tamandua tetradactyla isolate mTamTet1 chromosome 2, mTamTet1.pri, whole genome shotgun sequence contains the following coding sequences:
- the LOC143673566 gene encoding uncharacterized protein LOC143673566, whose amino-acid sequence MGVWEGARRKGGFSSCLPQGGRKARSRRLRLLLSLTPPPAPLYLRGTPAGGGGAQTGPGDNCQLEVPLGVGEGRGRKRWGRALNPPGWGELVKEAKKGAPSPSLVRMRSRARPTSLPRACVLPRDEKTGTSAPLQAPSRAPGIKPGSPAWQARTLSLGYHCLPYSLLFKWLST is encoded by the exons ATGGGGGTCTGGGAGGGGGCGAGGAGAAAGGGGGGGTTCTCCTCTTGCCTCCCTCAAGGGGGCCGCAAAGCTAGGTCGAGGCGGCTCCGGCTCCTCCTCTCTCTCACACCCCCTCCCGCCCCTCTCTACCTGCGGGGAACCCCGGCAGGAGGAGGGGGCGCGCAGACGGGCCCCGGCGACAACTGTCAGTTAGAAGTCCCgctgggtgtgggggaggggaggggcaggaagaGGTGGGGGAGGGCACTCAACCCTCCCGGCTGGGGCGAGTTGgtgaaagaagcaaagaaaggagcACCGTCGCCATCCCTGGTGCGCATGCGTAGTAGAGCAAGGCCCACCTCTCTACCCCGAGCCTGCGTCCTACCCCGCGACGAGAAGACGGGGACTTCGGCTCCGCTACAGGCCCCAAGCCGG gcaccaggaatcaaacccgggtctcctgcatggcaggcgagaactctgtcactgggCTACCATTGCCTACCCTATAGTCTACTTTTTAAATGGCTAAGCACGTGA
- the RANBP6 gene encoding ran-binding protein 6 isoform X3, translating to MAAAGIAGVSAAVSEKQEFYQLLKNLINPSCMVRRQAEEIYENIPGLCKTTFLLDVVRNRRAGYEDPHPRVRAAACTTLGQMATDFAPSFQKKFHETVIAALLRTMENQGNQRVQSHAASALIIFIEDCPKSLLVLYLDNMMKNLHSILVIKLQELIRNGTKLALEQLVTTIASVADTIEEKFVPYYDVFMPSLKHIVELAVQKELKLLRGKTIECISHVGLAVGKEKFMQDASNVMQLLLKTQSDLNNMEDDDPQISYMVSAWARMCKILGKDFQQYLSLVIEPLIKTASAKPDVALLDTQDVENMNDDDGWQFVNLGDQQSFGIKTSGLEAKATACQMLVYYAKELREGFVEYTEQVVKLMVPLLKFYFHDNVRVAAAEAMPFLLECARIHGPGYLAQMWQFICDPLIKAIGTEPDTDVLSEIMSSFAKSVEVIGDGCLNDEQLEELGGILKAKLEGHFKNQELRQVKRQEENYDQQVEMSLQDEDECDVYILTKVSDILHSLFSTYKEKILPWFEQLLPLIVNLICSNRPWPDRQWGLCIFDDIIEHCSPTSFKYVEYFRWPMLLNMRDNNPEVRQAAAYGLGVMAQFGGDDYRSLCSEAIPLLVKVIKCANSKTKKNVIATENCISAVGKILRFKPNCVNVDEVLPHWLSWLPLHEDKEEAIQTLSFLCDLIESNHPLVLGPDNSNLPKIISIIAEGKINETINHEDPCAKRLANVVRQVQISEELWLECLSQLDDEQQVALQELLNFA from the exons ATGGCGGCTGCCGGGATTGCAGGGGTATCCGCGGCGGTGTCGGAAAAGCAAGAGTTTTACCAGCTTCTGAAGAACCTGATCAATCCAAGCTGTATGGTGCGGAGGCAGGCAGAGGAAATCTATGAAAATATCCCTGGCCTTTGTAAGACTACATTCCTCTTAGATGTCGTCAGAAATAGAAGAGCAGGTTATGAG gATCCCCATCCAAGGGTGAGGGCTGCAGCCTGTACTACACTTGGACAGATGGCTACAGATTTTGCACCCAGCTTCCAAAAGAAATTCCATGAAACAGTGATTGCAGCTCTGTTGCGTACCATGGAAAATCAAGGTAATCAGCGCGTGCAATCACATGCAGCTTCtgctcttattatttttattgaagatTGCCCCAAGTCATTGCTAGTTCTATATTTAGATAATATGATGAAAAATCTACATTCCATCTTGGTGATTAAACTTCAAGAGTTGATTCGAAATGGAACTAAGCTAGCCTTGGAACAACTTGTGACAACCATTGCCTCAGTTGCAGatacaatagaagaaaaatttgTTCCTTACTATGATGTATTTATGCCCTCACTAAAGCACATTGTTGAGCTTGCTGTTCAGAAGGAACTCAAGCTTCTAAGAGGAAAAACTATTGAATGTATTAGCCATGTTGGTCTTGCTGTTGGGAAGGAAAAATTTATGCAAGATGCATCAAATGTGATGCAGTTATTGTTGAAGACACAATCAGACTTAAATAATATGGAAGATGATGACCCTCAGATCTCTTACATGGTTTCAGCATGGGCTAGAATGTGTAAAATTCTTGGAAAAGATTTTCAACAGTACCTTTCTCTGGTTATTGAGCCTCTTATTAAGACTGCTTCAGCTAAACCTGACGTCGCTCTCTTAGACACACAAGATGTGGAGAATATGAATGATGATGATGGCTGGCAATTTGTAAATCTTGGAGACCAGCAAAGTTTTGGAATTAAAACTTCAGGACTTGAAGCAAAAGCAACTGCTTGCCAGATGTTGGTTTATTATGCTAAGGAGCTAagggaaggatttgtggaataTACGGAACAGGTTGTAAAGCTGATGGTTCctttactgaaattttatttccacGATAATGTTCGAGTGGCAGCAGCAGAGGCCATGCCATTTCTCCTGGAATGTGCAAGAATTCATGGTCCAGGCTATCTTGCACAGATGTGGCAATTCATATGTGATCCGTTAATCAAGGCTATTGGGACCGAACCTGATACAGATGTCCTCTCAGAAATAATGAGTTCTTTTGCAAAGTCCGTTGAAGTAATAGGAGATGGGTGCCTTAATGATGAACAGTTGGAAGAATTGGGAGGAATACTGAAAGCGAAACTTGAAGGGcactttaaaaatcaagaattgCGACAGGTTAAAAGACAGGAAGAAAATTATGATCAACAGGTTGAGATGTCTTTGCAAGATGAGGATGAATGTGATGTTTATATTCTAACCAAAGTATCAGATATTTTACACTCATTATTTAGTACTTATAAGGAAAAAATTTTACCATGGTTTGAACAGCTACTTCCATTAATTGTAAATCTAATTTGTTCAAATAGGCCATGGCCAGACAGACAGTGGGGATTGTGCATATTTGATGATATCATAGAGCACTGCAGTCCAACCTCATTTAAATATGTAGAATATTTTCGGTGGCCAATGCTATTAAATATGCGAGATAACAACCCTGAAGTTAGGCAAGCTGCTGCTTATGGCCTGGGAGTTATGGCACAGTTTGGTGGAGATGATTATCGTTCTTTATGTTCAGAAGCCATTCCACTGTTGGTAAAAGTCATTAAGTGTGCAAAttctaaaaccaaaaaaaatgtcATTGCTACAGAGAACTGTATCTCAGCAGTAGGGAAGATTTTGAGGTTTAAGCCTAACTGTGTAAATGTGGATGAAGTTCTTCCACACTGGTTATCATGGCTTCCACTGCATGAAGATAAAGAGGAAGCTATTCAGACTTTGAGTTTTCTCTGTGACTTAATTGAAAGTAACCATCCACTTGTACTTGGTCCAGATAATTCCAATCTTCCCAAAATAATCAGTATAAttgcagaaggaaaaattaatgaGACCATTAACCATGAGGATCCTTGTGCCAAACGCCTAGCTAATGTTGTGCGCCAGGTACAGATTTCTGAAGAATTGTGGTTGGAATGTCTATCTCAACTTGATGATGAACAACAGGTAGCCTTACAGGAGTTGTTAAATTTTGCTTGA
- the RANBP6 gene encoding ran-binding protein 6 isoform X2 — protein sequence MAAAGIAGVSAAVSEKQEFYQLLKNLINPSCMVRRQAEEIYENIPGLCKTTFLLDVVRNRRAGYEVRQMAAALLRRLLSSGFEEVYPNLPSHVQRDVKIELILAVKLETHASMRKKLCDIFAVLARNLIDDDGTNHWPEGLKFLIDSIHSKNVVLWEVALHVFWHFPGIFGNQEQHDLDIIKRLLDQCIQDQEHPAIRTLSARAAAAFVLANENNIALFKDFADLLPGILQAVDDSCYQDDDSVLESLVEIADTVPKYLGPYLEETLQLSLKLCGDSRLSNLQRQLALEVIVTLSETATPMLKKHTNIIAQAVPHILAMMVDLPDDEDWVNADEMEEDDFDSNAVAAESALDRLACGLGGKVVLPMTKEHVMQMLQSPDWKYRHAGLMALSAIGEGCHQQMESTLDEMVNSVLLFLQDPHPRVRAAACTTLGQMATDFAPSFQKKFHETVIAALLRTMENQDNMMKNLHSILVIKLQELIRNGTKLALEQLVTTIASVADTIEEKFVPYYDVFMPSLKHIVELAVQKELKLLRGKTIECISHVGLAVGKEKFMQDASNVMQLLLKTQSDLNNMEDDDPQISYMVSAWARMCKILGKDFQQYLSLVIEPLIKTASAKPDVALLDTQDVENMNDDDGWQFVNLGDQQSFGIKTSGLEAKATACQMLVYYAKELREGFVEYTEQVVKLMVPLLKFYFHDNVRVAAAEAMPFLLECARIHGPGYLAQMWQFICDPLIKAIGTEPDTDVLSEIMSSFAKSVEVIGDGCLNDEQLEELGGILKAKLEGHFKNQELRQVKRQEENYDQQVEMSLQDEDECDVYILTKVSDILHSLFSTYKEKILPWFEQLLPLIVNLICSNRPWPDRQWGLCIFDDIIEHCSPTSFKYVEYFRWPMLLNMRDNNPEVRQAAAYGLGVMAQFGGDDYRSLCSEAIPLLVKVIKCANSKTKKNVIATENCISAVGKILRFKPNCVNVDEVLPHWLSWLPLHEDKEEAIQTLSFLCDLIESNHPLVLGPDNSNLPKIISIIAEGKINETINHEDPCAKRLANVVRQVQISEELWLECLSQLDDEQQVALQELLNFA from the exons ATGGCGGCTGCCGGGATTGCAGGGGTATCCGCGGCGGTGTCGGAAAAGCAAGAGTTTTACCAGCTTCTGAAGAACCTGATCAATCCAAGCTGTATGGTGCGGAGGCAGGCAGAGGAAATCTATGAAAATATCCCTGGCCTTTGTAAGACTACATTCCTCTTAGATGTCGTCAGAAATAGAAGAGCAGGTTATGAGGTGAGACAAATGGCTGCCGCACTGCTACGAAGGCTTTTGTCCTCCGGGTTTGAGGAAGTCTATCCAAATCTACCTTCTCATGTTCAGAGGGACGTCAAGATTGAGCTGATCCTGGCTGTTAAGTTAGAAACACATGCGAGCATGAGGAAAAAACTTTGTGATATTTTTGCGGTGCTGGCCAGGAATTTGATAGATGATGATGGCACTAACCACTGGCCCGAAGGTCTGAAATTCCTTATTGACTCAATCCACTCTAAAAATGTGGTTTTATGGGAAGTTGCACTTCACGTTTTCTGGCACTTTCCTGGGATTTTTGGGAACCAAGAGCAGCATGATTTGGATATCATCAAACGGTTGTTGGACCAGTGTATTCAAGATCAAGAACATCCAGCGATTAGGACCTTATCCGCTAGAGCTGCAGCTGCATTTGTACTTGCTAATGAGAATaatattgctcttttcaaagactTTGCAGACTTGCTTCCTGGAATTTTACAGGCTGTGGATGATTCATGTTACCAGGATGATGATTCCGTCTTAGAGTCCCTTGTTGAGATTGCAGATACCGTTCCTAAGTACTTGGGTCCTTATTTAGAGGAAACTCTGCAATTGAGTCTAAAGTTATGTGGAGACTCTAGGCTTAGTAATCTGCAACGCCAGCTGGCCCTTGAAGTAATAGTGACCTTGTCTGAAACTGCAACCccaatgctgaaaaagcatacaAACATTATTGCACAGGCAGTTCCTCATATATTAGCAATGATGGTTGATCTTCCAGATGATGAGGACTGGGTAAATGCTGATGAAATGGAAGAAGATGATTTTGACAGCAATGCTGTTGCTGCCGAGAGTGCACTAGACAGACTAGCCTGTGGCCTCGGTGGAAAAGTTGTTTTGCCAATGACCAAGGAGCATGTAATGCAGATGCTTCAGAGCCCTGACTGGAAGTATCGACATGCTGGATTAATGGCCTTATCTGCTATTGGAGAAGGATGCCATCAGCAAATGGAATCAACTCTAGATGAAATGGTTAactctgttttgctttttcttcaggATCCCCATCCAAGGGTGAGGGCTGCAGCCTGTACTACACTTGGACAGATGGCTACAGATTTTGCACCCAGCTTCCAAAAGAAATTCCATGAAACAGTGATTGCAGCTCTGTTGCGTACCATGGAAAATCAAG ATAATATGATGAAAAATCTACATTCCATCTTGGTGATTAAACTTCAAGAGTTGATTCGAAATGGAACTAAGCTAGCCTTGGAACAACTTGTGACAACCATTGCCTCAGTTGCAGatacaatagaagaaaaatttgTTCCTTACTATGATGTATTTATGCCCTCACTAAAGCACATTGTTGAGCTTGCTGTTCAGAAGGAACTCAAGCTTCTAAGAGGAAAAACTATTGAATGTATTAGCCATGTTGGTCTTGCTGTTGGGAAGGAAAAATTTATGCAAGATGCATCAAATGTGATGCAGTTATTGTTGAAGACACAATCAGACTTAAATAATATGGAAGATGATGACCCTCAGATCTCTTACATGGTTTCAGCATGGGCTAGAATGTGTAAAATTCTTGGAAAAGATTTTCAACAGTACCTTTCTCTGGTTATTGAGCCTCTTATTAAGACTGCTTCAGCTAAACCTGACGTCGCTCTCTTAGACACACAAGATGTGGAGAATATGAATGATGATGATGGCTGGCAATTTGTAAATCTTGGAGACCAGCAAAGTTTTGGAATTAAAACTTCAGGACTTGAAGCAAAAGCAACTGCTTGCCAGATGTTGGTTTATTATGCTAAGGAGCTAagggaaggatttgtggaataTACGGAACAGGTTGTAAAGCTGATGGTTCctttactgaaattttatttccacGATAATGTTCGAGTGGCAGCAGCAGAGGCCATGCCATTTCTCCTGGAATGTGCAAGAATTCATGGTCCAGGCTATCTTGCACAGATGTGGCAATTCATATGTGATCCGTTAATCAAGGCTATTGGGACCGAACCTGATACAGATGTCCTCTCAGAAATAATGAGTTCTTTTGCAAAGTCCGTTGAAGTAATAGGAGATGGGTGCCTTAATGATGAACAGTTGGAAGAATTGGGAGGAATACTGAAAGCGAAACTTGAAGGGcactttaaaaatcaagaattgCGACAGGTTAAAAGACAGGAAGAAAATTATGATCAACAGGTTGAGATGTCTTTGCAAGATGAGGATGAATGTGATGTTTATATTCTAACCAAAGTATCAGATATTTTACACTCATTATTTAGTACTTATAAGGAAAAAATTTTACCATGGTTTGAACAGCTACTTCCATTAATTGTAAATCTAATTTGTTCAAATAGGCCATGGCCAGACAGACAGTGGGGATTGTGCATATTTGATGATATCATAGAGCACTGCAGTCCAACCTCATTTAAATATGTAGAATATTTTCGGTGGCCAATGCTATTAAATATGCGAGATAACAACCCTGAAGTTAGGCAAGCTGCTGCTTATGGCCTGGGAGTTATGGCACAGTTTGGTGGAGATGATTATCGTTCTTTATGTTCAGAAGCCATTCCACTGTTGGTAAAAGTCATTAAGTGTGCAAAttctaaaaccaaaaaaaatgtcATTGCTACAGAGAACTGTATCTCAGCAGTAGGGAAGATTTTGAGGTTTAAGCCTAACTGTGTAAATGTGGATGAAGTTCTTCCACACTGGTTATCATGGCTTCCACTGCATGAAGATAAAGAGGAAGCTATTCAGACTTTGAGTTTTCTCTGTGACTTAATTGAAAGTAACCATCCACTTGTACTTGGTCCAGATAATTCCAATCTTCCCAAAATAATCAGTATAAttgcagaaggaaaaattaatgaGACCATTAACCATGAGGATCCTTGTGCCAAACGCCTAGCTAATGTTGTGCGCCAGGTACAGATTTCTGAAGAATTGTGGTTGGAATGTCTATCTCAACTTGATGATGAACAACAGGTAGCCTTACAGGAGTTGTTAAATTTTGCTTGA
- the RANBP6 gene encoding ran-binding protein 6 isoform X4: MAAAGIAGVSAAVSEKQEFYQLLKNLINPSCMVRRQAEEIYENIPGSPSKGEGCSLYYTWTDGYRFCTQLPKEIP; the protein is encoded by the exons ATGGCGGCTGCCGGGATTGCAGGGGTATCCGCGGCGGTGTCGGAAAAGCAAGAGTTTTACCAGCTTCTGAAGAACCTGATCAATCCAAGCTGTATGGTGCGGAGGCAGGCAGAGGAAATCTATGAAAATATCCCTG gATCCCCATCCAAGGGTGAGGGCTGCAGCCTGTACTACACTTGGACAGATGGCTACAGATTTTGCACCCAGCTTCCAAAAGAAATTCCATGA
- the RANBP6 gene encoding ran-binding protein 6 isoform X1: protein MAAAGIAGVSAAVSEKQEFYQLLKNLINPSCMVRRQAEEIYENIPGLCKTTFLLDVVRNRRAGYEVRQMAAALLRRLLSSGFEEVYPNLPSHVQRDVKIELILAVKLETHASMRKKLCDIFAVLARNLIDDDGTNHWPEGLKFLIDSIHSKNVVLWEVALHVFWHFPGIFGNQEQHDLDIIKRLLDQCIQDQEHPAIRTLSARAAAAFVLANENNIALFKDFADLLPGILQAVDDSCYQDDDSVLESLVEIADTVPKYLGPYLEETLQLSLKLCGDSRLSNLQRQLALEVIVTLSETATPMLKKHTNIIAQAVPHILAMMVDLPDDEDWVNADEMEEDDFDSNAVAAESALDRLACGLGGKVVLPMTKEHVMQMLQSPDWKYRHAGLMALSAIGEGCHQQMESTLDEMVNSVLLFLQDPHPRVRAAACTTLGQMATDFAPSFQKKFHETVIAALLRTMENQGNQRVQSHAASALIIFIEDCPKSLLVLYLDNMMKNLHSILVIKLQELIRNGTKLALEQLVTTIASVADTIEEKFVPYYDVFMPSLKHIVELAVQKELKLLRGKTIECISHVGLAVGKEKFMQDASNVMQLLLKTQSDLNNMEDDDPQISYMVSAWARMCKILGKDFQQYLSLVIEPLIKTASAKPDVALLDTQDVENMNDDDGWQFVNLGDQQSFGIKTSGLEAKATACQMLVYYAKELREGFVEYTEQVVKLMVPLLKFYFHDNVRVAAAEAMPFLLECARIHGPGYLAQMWQFICDPLIKAIGTEPDTDVLSEIMSSFAKSVEVIGDGCLNDEQLEELGGILKAKLEGHFKNQELRQVKRQEENYDQQVEMSLQDEDECDVYILTKVSDILHSLFSTYKEKILPWFEQLLPLIVNLICSNRPWPDRQWGLCIFDDIIEHCSPTSFKYVEYFRWPMLLNMRDNNPEVRQAAAYGLGVMAQFGGDDYRSLCSEAIPLLVKVIKCANSKTKKNVIATENCISAVGKILRFKPNCVNVDEVLPHWLSWLPLHEDKEEAIQTLSFLCDLIESNHPLVLGPDNSNLPKIISIIAEGKINETINHEDPCAKRLANVVRQVQISEELWLECLSQLDDEQQVALQELLNFA, encoded by the coding sequence ATGGCGGCTGCCGGGATTGCAGGGGTATCCGCGGCGGTGTCGGAAAAGCAAGAGTTTTACCAGCTTCTGAAGAACCTGATCAATCCAAGCTGTATGGTGCGGAGGCAGGCAGAGGAAATCTATGAAAATATCCCTGGCCTTTGTAAGACTACATTCCTCTTAGATGTCGTCAGAAATAGAAGAGCAGGTTATGAGGTGAGACAAATGGCTGCCGCACTGCTACGAAGGCTTTTGTCCTCCGGGTTTGAGGAAGTCTATCCAAATCTACCTTCTCATGTTCAGAGGGACGTCAAGATTGAGCTGATCCTGGCTGTTAAGTTAGAAACACATGCGAGCATGAGGAAAAAACTTTGTGATATTTTTGCGGTGCTGGCCAGGAATTTGATAGATGATGATGGCACTAACCACTGGCCCGAAGGTCTGAAATTCCTTATTGACTCAATCCACTCTAAAAATGTGGTTTTATGGGAAGTTGCACTTCACGTTTTCTGGCACTTTCCTGGGATTTTTGGGAACCAAGAGCAGCATGATTTGGATATCATCAAACGGTTGTTGGACCAGTGTATTCAAGATCAAGAACATCCAGCGATTAGGACCTTATCCGCTAGAGCTGCAGCTGCATTTGTACTTGCTAATGAGAATaatattgctcttttcaaagactTTGCAGACTTGCTTCCTGGAATTTTACAGGCTGTGGATGATTCATGTTACCAGGATGATGATTCCGTCTTAGAGTCCCTTGTTGAGATTGCAGATACCGTTCCTAAGTACTTGGGTCCTTATTTAGAGGAAACTCTGCAATTGAGTCTAAAGTTATGTGGAGACTCTAGGCTTAGTAATCTGCAACGCCAGCTGGCCCTTGAAGTAATAGTGACCTTGTCTGAAACTGCAACCccaatgctgaaaaagcatacaAACATTATTGCACAGGCAGTTCCTCATATATTAGCAATGATGGTTGATCTTCCAGATGATGAGGACTGGGTAAATGCTGATGAAATGGAAGAAGATGATTTTGACAGCAATGCTGTTGCTGCCGAGAGTGCACTAGACAGACTAGCCTGTGGCCTCGGTGGAAAAGTTGTTTTGCCAATGACCAAGGAGCATGTAATGCAGATGCTTCAGAGCCCTGACTGGAAGTATCGACATGCTGGATTAATGGCCTTATCTGCTATTGGAGAAGGATGCCATCAGCAAATGGAATCAACTCTAGATGAAATGGTTAactctgttttgctttttcttcaggATCCCCATCCAAGGGTGAGGGCTGCAGCCTGTACTACACTTGGACAGATGGCTACAGATTTTGCACCCAGCTTCCAAAAGAAATTCCATGAAACAGTGATTGCAGCTCTGTTGCGTACCATGGAAAATCAAGGTAATCAGCGCGTGCAATCACATGCAGCTTCtgctcttattatttttattgaagatTGCCCCAAGTCATTGCTAGTTCTATATTTAGATAATATGATGAAAAATCTACATTCCATCTTGGTGATTAAACTTCAAGAGTTGATTCGAAATGGAACTAAGCTAGCCTTGGAACAACTTGTGACAACCATTGCCTCAGTTGCAGatacaatagaagaaaaatttgTTCCTTACTATGATGTATTTATGCCCTCACTAAAGCACATTGTTGAGCTTGCTGTTCAGAAGGAACTCAAGCTTCTAAGAGGAAAAACTATTGAATGTATTAGCCATGTTGGTCTTGCTGTTGGGAAGGAAAAATTTATGCAAGATGCATCAAATGTGATGCAGTTATTGTTGAAGACACAATCAGACTTAAATAATATGGAAGATGATGACCCTCAGATCTCTTACATGGTTTCAGCATGGGCTAGAATGTGTAAAATTCTTGGAAAAGATTTTCAACAGTACCTTTCTCTGGTTATTGAGCCTCTTATTAAGACTGCTTCAGCTAAACCTGACGTCGCTCTCTTAGACACACAAGATGTGGAGAATATGAATGATGATGATGGCTGGCAATTTGTAAATCTTGGAGACCAGCAAAGTTTTGGAATTAAAACTTCAGGACTTGAAGCAAAAGCAACTGCTTGCCAGATGTTGGTTTATTATGCTAAGGAGCTAagggaaggatttgtggaataTACGGAACAGGTTGTAAAGCTGATGGTTCctttactgaaattttatttccacGATAATGTTCGAGTGGCAGCAGCAGAGGCCATGCCATTTCTCCTGGAATGTGCAAGAATTCATGGTCCAGGCTATCTTGCACAGATGTGGCAATTCATATGTGATCCGTTAATCAAGGCTATTGGGACCGAACCTGATACAGATGTCCTCTCAGAAATAATGAGTTCTTTTGCAAAGTCCGTTGAAGTAATAGGAGATGGGTGCCTTAATGATGAACAGTTGGAAGAATTGGGAGGAATACTGAAAGCGAAACTTGAAGGGcactttaaaaatcaagaattgCGACAGGTTAAAAGACAGGAAGAAAATTATGATCAACAGGTTGAGATGTCTTTGCAAGATGAGGATGAATGTGATGTTTATATTCTAACCAAAGTATCAGATATTTTACACTCATTATTTAGTACTTATAAGGAAAAAATTTTACCATGGTTTGAACAGCTACTTCCATTAATTGTAAATCTAATTTGTTCAAATAGGCCATGGCCAGACAGACAGTGGGGATTGTGCATATTTGATGATATCATAGAGCACTGCAGTCCAACCTCATTTAAATATGTAGAATATTTTCGGTGGCCAATGCTATTAAATATGCGAGATAACAACCCTGAAGTTAGGCAAGCTGCTGCTTATGGCCTGGGAGTTATGGCACAGTTTGGTGGAGATGATTATCGTTCTTTATGTTCAGAAGCCATTCCACTGTTGGTAAAAGTCATTAAGTGTGCAAAttctaaaaccaaaaaaaatgtcATTGCTACAGAGAACTGTATCTCAGCAGTAGGGAAGATTTTGAGGTTTAAGCCTAACTGTGTAAATGTGGATGAAGTTCTTCCACACTGGTTATCATGGCTTCCACTGCATGAAGATAAAGAGGAAGCTATTCAGACTTTGAGTTTTCTCTGTGACTTAATTGAAAGTAACCATCCACTTGTACTTGGTCCAGATAATTCCAATCTTCCCAAAATAATCAGTATAAttgcagaaggaaaaattaatgaGACCATTAACCATGAGGATCCTTGTGCCAAACGCCTAGCTAATGTTGTGCGCCAGGTACAGATTTCTGAAGAATTGTGGTTGGAATGTCTATCTCAACTTGATGATGAACAACAGGTAGCCTTACAGGAGTTGTTAAATTTTGCTTGA